One genomic window of Mesorhizobium sp. CAU 1732 includes the following:
- a CDS encoding outer membrane beta-barrel protein, with amino-acid sequence MSGRTTTQAASPTAAAEPEEDLTTGTVRAEQIDLADEDRNTRMTRDNQRIGAIEGLARTPEEDPYAPLGMRLGTFVFTPRLEQGIGATTNGSSSPGGGSSVFSETALRLNAISDWSRHSAALQADGIYRKSLSGEEIDEFEGGISADIRLDLGDQWQATGSVAYRVRPESASSPTFIEGTVSQPLRHTFSGSAGVSRELGRLKLGVTGAVERNLYDDADLSSGGVISQADRDSVLSTVALRTGFELSPAITPFLEAEIGRRNYDEEFDRDGFARSADRYAIRGGVELDLSEKTTGEFSIGWLEERPDDDRLSSISGLALAGNLQWSPVRGTIVELNGATTVEGSTTAGDPGSLLYSGSLALRRELRANLTGTASAGLDWRDYSGSSEHDLILSGELGLTWWMNRFVGVTGRARHEVQRSSIDDRDYDATSVFLGMTLQR; translated from the coding sequence TGCGCGCGGAACAGATCGACCTGGCCGACGAGGACCGCAACACGCGCATGACGCGGGACAACCAGCGTATCGGTGCGATCGAAGGCCTCGCGCGTACGCCGGAAGAAGACCCCTATGCACCACTCGGCATGCGGCTCGGCACATTCGTCTTCACGCCGAGGCTTGAGCAGGGCATCGGCGCCACGACCAATGGCAGTTCCAGTCCAGGTGGCGGAAGTTCGGTCTTTTCCGAAACCGCGTTGCGCCTCAACGCGATCTCCGACTGGTCGCGCCACAGCGCCGCGCTCCAGGCAGACGGAATCTACCGCAAATCGCTGTCTGGCGAGGAGATCGATGAATTCGAAGGCGGGATCAGCGCCGACATCAGGCTTGATCTCGGCGACCAATGGCAAGCGACCGGGTCCGTCGCCTATCGCGTCCGGCCGGAATCGGCCTCGTCACCGACCTTCATCGAAGGCACGGTTTCGCAGCCGCTCCGCCACACGTTCAGCGGCAGTGCCGGCGTGTCGCGTGAACTGGGCCGCCTCAAGCTCGGCGTGACCGGCGCGGTGGAGCGCAATCTCTACGATGATGCCGATCTGTCGAGCGGCGGCGTGATCTCCCAGGCGGATCGCGATTCGGTCCTGTCCACGGTCGCGTTGCGCACGGGCTTCGAACTGTCGCCCGCGATCACGCCGTTCCTCGAAGCCGAGATCGGACGACGCAACTACGATGAGGAATTCGACCGCGACGGCTTCGCCCGGTCGGCCGATCGCTACGCAATACGAGGCGGCGTCGAACTCGACCTGAGCGAAAAGACGACGGGCGAATTTTCGATCGGCTGGCTCGAAGAACGTCCCGACGACGATCGCCTGTCCTCGATCTCCGGTCTGGCGCTCGCCGGCAACCTGCAATGGTCGCCGGTTCGCGGCACGATCGTCGAGCTCAACGGCGCGACGACCGTCGAAGGCTCCACCACGGCTGGCGATCCGGGCTCGCTTCTCTATTCGGGAAGTCTGGCATTGCGGCGCGAGCTTCGCGCCAACCTCACCGGCACGGCATCGGCCGGGCTCGACTGGCGCGACTATTCCGGCAGCAGCGAGCACGACCTTATCCTGAGCGGCGAACTCGGCCTGACATGGTGGATGAACCGCTTCGTCGGCGTGACGGGACGAGCCCGCCACGAAGTCCAGCGCAGCAGCATCGACGATCGCGATTATGACGCGACGAGCGTCTTCCTCGGCATGACGTTGCAGCGCTGA
- the galU gene encoding UTP--glucose-1-phosphate uridylyltransferase GalU, with protein MTKVRKAVFPVAGLGTRFLPATKAVPKEMLTVVDRPVIQYVVDEARAAGIEHFIFVTGRNKTVIEDHFDIQFELYDTLEHRGKVEQLERLRSMQPAPGETSFTRQQVPMGLGHAVWCARDLVGDEPFALLLPDMIMQSDESCLKGMVDLYAQTGNNIVAVQECDPAETHKYGIVAKGADVHTGFEISDMVEKPAKGTAPSNLYINGRYILQPQIFDLLAKQERGAGNEIQLTDAMLKLGKEQPLYGYHYRGETFDCGSPDGFVEANIAFAMQRADLRDVVINTVNRLSARKG; from the coding sequence ATGACAAAAGTAAGAAAAGCGGTTTTCCCCGTTGCTGGACTGGGCACGCGATTTCTTCCGGCAACGAAGGCCGTTCCGAAGGAGATGCTGACTGTCGTCGATCGACCCGTCATCCAGTATGTCGTCGACGAGGCGAGGGCCGCCGGCATCGAGCACTTCATCTTCGTGACCGGTCGTAACAAGACCGTGATCGAGGATCATTTCGACATCCAGTTCGAACTCTACGACACGCTCGAGCACCGCGGCAAGGTGGAGCAACTGGAGCGGCTTCGTTCCATGCAGCCGGCTCCCGGCGAGACAAGCTTCACCCGCCAGCAGGTGCCGATGGGCCTGGGCCATGCGGTCTGGTGTGCCCGTGATCTGGTGGGCGACGAGCCGTTCGCGCTGCTGCTTCCGGACATGATCATGCAGTCGGACGAGAGCTGTCTCAAGGGCATGGTCGATCTCTACGCGCAGACCGGAAACAACATCGTTGCCGTTCAGGAATGCGACCCGGCCGAGACACACAAATACGGCATCGTCGCGAAGGGGGCGGATGTGCATACGGGCTTCGAGATTTCCGACATGGTCGAAAAGCCGGCGAAGGGCACCGCGCCGAGCAATCTCTACATCAACGGGCGGTACATCCTGCAACCGCAGATTTTCGATCTTCTGGCCAAGCAGGAGCGTGGCGCGGGCAACGAAATCCAGCTCACCGATGCGATGCTGAAGCTCGGCAAGGAACAGCCGCTCTACGGCTATCACTACCGTGGCGAGACGTTCGACTGCGGCTCGCCTGACGGGTTCGTGGAGGCCAACATCGCATTTGCGATGCAGCGCGCCGATCTACGCGACGTGGTGATCAACACCGTGAACAGGCTGTCAGCCAGGAAGGGCTGA
- a CDS encoding lytic murein transglycosylase, with amino-acid sequence MIARSPARRFAAPFMAATVALGLLVPSHAFADAGFQRWVADFRGVAASNGISNSTFDRAFRNVSAPDPEVLEKARYQPEFTAPVWDYFDNRVNENSIAVGRQMAREWKPWLDRIERAYGVDRHILLAIWSMESNYGEILKNESVMRNVIRSLATLAYADKRRAKFGRQQLVAAMKILQSGDIDESHLTGSWAGAMGHTQFIPTSYLAYAVDADGNGKRDIWNSVPDALATAANLLRQNGWQSGATWGYEVTLPAGRKFPAGSMSLSKWDSIGVKRARNKPFPSPSQSSELKVLDGREGPAFLMVKNFNVIKRYNNSDRYALAVGLLADEIAGHGGLVRDWNRPFTRLSFGETQELQKHLSAHGYYDGKIDGKIGSGSRAGIMAIQNRLGMEQDGHPSKELLSRLRGQ; translated from the coding sequence ATGATCGCTCGCTCACCTGCAAGACGTTTTGCTGCGCCCTTCATGGCGGCCACGGTCGCGCTGGGCCTGCTCGTCCCGTCTCATGCATTCGCGGATGCCGGATTCCAGCGCTGGGTCGCGGATTTCCGGGGCGTTGCTGCCAGCAATGGGATTTCCAATTCGACTTTCGATCGCGCCTTCAGGAACGTCTCCGCGCCCGACCCGGAAGTTCTGGAGAAGGCACGTTACCAACCCGAATTCACGGCGCCTGTCTGGGATTACTTCGACAATCGCGTCAACGAGAACTCCATCGCGGTCGGTCGGCAGATGGCGCGCGAGTGGAAGCCCTGGCTCGACCGGATCGAGCGCGCCTACGGCGTCGATCGCCACATTCTCCTGGCTATCTGGTCGATGGAATCGAATTACGGCGAAATCCTCAAGAATGAGAGTGTGATGCGCAACGTCATCCGCTCACTGGCAACGCTCGCCTATGCCGACAAGCGCCGCGCGAAGTTCGGCCGGCAGCAGCTTGTCGCGGCGATGAAGATCCTGCAAAGCGGCGATATCGACGAAAGCCATCTGACGGGCTCATGGGCCGGCGCGATGGGCCACACCCAGTTCATCCCCACCAGCTATCTCGCCTATGCGGTCGATGCTGACGGCAACGGCAAGCGCGACATCTGGAACTCGGTCCCCGACGCCCTCGCGACGGCCGCAAACCTGCTTCGCCAGAATGGCTGGCAGTCGGGCGCGACCTGGGGCTACGAAGTGACACTGCCGGCAGGACGCAAGTTCCCCGCTGGGTCCATGTCTCTGTCGAAGTGGGATTCGATCGGCGTCAAACGCGCCCGCAACAAGCCGTTCCCATCTCCGTCGCAGAGTTCGGAACTCAAGGTGCTCGACGGGCGCGAGGGACCGGCCTTCCTGATGGTGAAGAACTTCAACGTCATCAAGCGCTACAACAATTCGGATCGCTACGCACTTGCCGTCGGTCTTCTTGCCGACGAGATCGCCGGCCATGGCGGCCTCGTCCGCGACTGGAACAGGCCGTTCACGCGCCTGTCCTTCGGCGAGACGCAGGAATTGCAGAAGCACCTGTCGGCGCATGGCTATTATGACGGCAAGATCGATGGCAAGATCGGCAGCGGTTCGCGCGCGGGCATCATGGCGATACAGAACCGCCTTGGCATGGAGCAGGACGGCCATCCAAGCAAGGAACTCCTGTCGCGGCTGAGAGGCCAGTAA
- a CDS encoding DUF459 domain-containing protein, translating to MAAFGRLGQLLCLSLALVVMLPALPGSPSFALAQQAGERQGGTGILRFFFQRPAERQRQDRAVPRERVQQPARRAPATTRRAQPGVVAVPEKPVVEKAENAKRILVVGDFLAGGLADGLTVAFGENANALVVDRSNGSSGLVRDDYYDWPSQIGSVIDAEKPAVVVIMLGSNDRQQMRVQDNREQPRSQVWTAEYERRVTTLVKAVRDRQLPLIWIGNLPFKAGSMSSDMVAFNDIYRRIVTDNGGEYVDIWDGFVDETGTFVASGPDVNGQPAQLRASDGINVTRQGRRKMAFYAEKPLNRILGTPDDPANLARLPGQIQGPMPGGADLPEIDRTVPIGIDDYQLDGGPDLLGASIAPRRGEAKTPSERLIREGIAPDAEPGRADDFSRRPSPTAATDPGRTTSVTR from the coding sequence ATGGCGGCATTCGGGCGACTGGGGCAATTGCTTTGTCTGTCCCTGGCGCTCGTCGTCATGCTGCCGGCACTGCCGGGATCGCCGTCCTTCGCGCTAGCTCAACAGGCCGGCGAGCGGCAAGGCGGCACCGGCATCCTGCGCTTCTTCTTCCAGCGCCCAGCGGAGCGCCAGAGGCAGGACCGTGCGGTGCCGCGGGAGCGCGTCCAGCAACCGGCCAGGCGTGCGCCGGCCACCACCCGTCGCGCGCAACCCGGAGTGGTTGCCGTGCCCGAAAAACCCGTGGTCGAAAAAGCCGAGAACGCCAAGCGTATTCTCGTCGTCGGCGACTTCCTGGCCGGCGGACTGGCCGATGGCCTGACCGTCGCCTTTGGCGAGAATGCCAATGCCCTCGTCGTCGATCGGTCGAACGGTTCGTCCGGGCTGGTTCGTGACGACTACTACGACTGGCCCAGCCAGATCGGCTCGGTCATCGACGCGGAGAAGCCCGCGGTCGTGGTCATCATGCTCGGGTCAAACGACCGCCAGCAGATGCGTGTGCAGGACAACCGCGAACAGCCCCGTTCCCAAGTCTGGACCGCCGAGTATGAACGCCGGGTCACCACCTTGGTCAAGGCCGTTCGAGACAGGCAACTCCCCCTGATTTGGATCGGCAACCTCCCCTTCAAGGCTGGCTCCATGTCGTCCGACATGGTTGCGTTCAACGATATCTATCGCCGCATCGTGACCGACAATGGCGGCGAGTATGTCGACATCTGGGACGGTTTCGTCGACGAGACCGGTACATTTGTCGCAAGTGGTCCCGACGTGAACGGACAGCCGGCGCAGCTTCGTGCCAGCGACGGCATCAACGTCACGCGGCAGGGTCGCCGCAAGATGGCGTTTTACGCCGAAAAGCCGCTCAACCGCATCCTCGGTACGCCCGATGATCCAGCCAATCTCGCGCGGCTGCCCGGCCAGATCCAGGGCCCGATGCCCGGTGGTGCCGACCTGCCCGAGATCGACCGCACCGTACCCATCGGCATCGACGACTATCAACTGGATGGTGGCCCCGATCTGCTTGGCGCATCGATAGCGCCAAGGCGCGGAGAGGCGAAGACCCCATCCGAGCGCCTGATCCGCGAAGGTATTGCGCCGGATGCCGAACCCGGCCGTGCTGATGACTTCTCGAGACGGCCCTCGCCCACGGCTGCGACCGACCCGGGACGCACCACGTCGGTTACGAGGTAA